CAGCTCACCGCACTTGACATACGTATCCCCGAACAAGTATCCCTAATGGGCTTTGATGATTTCGAGAGCTCCAAATTTGCCAAGGTGGCCTTGAGCACCGTGAAGCAATATTTCGACGTCCTAGGCTATGAGAGTGCCAAGCTGCTGCTCGAAATTACAGAAGGCTCATCTTACGGCAATAAGAAAGTCATGCTGCCTACAAGCTTGGTCATACGTGACACGATCAAGATAGTCCAAGGTTAAAGCAAAGCTAAAAAGGCATTGGATTCCAGGATATGCTGGTATCCATTGCCGGTCATAATGCCGCAAAACATGCTAAAGAAATAGGTCCATTGTAATTTCAAAAGATCATGGATCAGCCCCTATCCATAATCCTCCACGCCTATCCTCTTGATACAAATTCTGTACTATTTGACGCTAACGGATTCGACACCTCCGATTCCTTGATCGCATCTACCAACAAATTTCTCTAGATCGATAACCGTTCTATCGAAAAAATGATTGATACGTCGTGCTTCCTCCTCGGTTTTGACAATCTTGATGATCTTGTTTTCTTTTCTGTTTCAATAGGTCAGCTATCCAGATTTAACATCATGAGAAACTCTGTACTTATGATGATATATCCCTCCGCATCATAACCATCCGGTCTTTCATCAGAAAACACAGTGAGCCAATAGTATGCTGGATTTTTAGTGGTTAGCGAGCGTCTCTCCGGTTTCAAGCAACGTCTTCATACCTGAAAGAACAATCGGCAGCCCGTTTTCAAGAATTTTTGCAGTGCTCATCGCCTGTTCGAATTCATCATGTATAACGGTTACGAGCGTCACGCCATGAAGTTCGGCATGCGAATCGATCTCCCACGTAATGCGCGACGGGGTGTCACTCTCCGTGCCCGGAAACGAAGTAAAACGCCAACTCATCACGAGCTTATTCGGAGGATCAAGTTCCAGAATGATTCCTTCCGCTTTCTTCTCTTCCCCGTTCCATAGTTCGAATGGAGATTCGATTTCCCAGGTGGTTCGGATGGCGCAGTTGAACCAAAACTTCGACGTTTTGGTCGGATCCGTGAGAGCTTGCCACACGTGTTCAGGCTTTGCTTTAATCGCTATCTGGTTATCCCTGCAGGAAAAGAAATATATACGGATCCTGTCGATCTCCAAGTAAAGGAACATGTGTGACGTAACCGTCAGCGTTTATGTACCTGAGTCGACCCCTACCTCAACATGGCATTTTTCGCCTCCTAGGTCCACTTATGTTGCCGAGGGAAACCATACCGACGATAGCAACGCGGATTTTTTTCCGAAAGAAGATTCATTCATACTACTGGCTTTCGGGTATGGAGGTTTTATCACAAGATGAGCATTTTCGAGTCATTGCCGCCTTTGGTGATTCCATTACAGAAGGGGGTACGTCACTCAAAATGCTAACCATCGTTGGCAATCAAATTTAGCCGATTGCATTCCATTGTCCCTATTCATGGATAAAATCTAATTTGTTTTGACCCAGTACAACTGATTTCAACAAACAATAAAAAAGGAGCTGTTTTGTATGAAAACGATGGAACAAAGAAATGCAGCAGCGGTGACCGCGTTTATCAAGGACATTGCGAATCAGAGCATGTTGGAGAAGACCGATCAATTCTTTGCACCACAAATCGTAGAGGCATTTACGGATCGGCGGTTTACCGTGGAGGAAATTCTGGCCCAAGGCGAGAAGGTCATCGCTAGAATCTTCATGACGGCTGTGCATGCTGGCCATTTTGCAGGAAATGCACCTAAAGGCAGAACCGTGAAGGCAACACAGTTCCGCGAATTTCGCGTCATCGAAGGGGACATCGCTGATCACCGCGGCTGGTTCGATACGGCCACGCTTTTGCCTCAGATCCAAGCTCAATAACCGCCTATGAAGAACGGCATTTCGTCGTTAAGTCAATTCCTAATAACCCATTCATAAGGAGATGTTTAAGTATGAAAACGTTGGAACAAACCAATGTGGAGACGGTAAACCAATTTATCGAGGCATTTTGGAATCAGAGTGAATTGGAGTCTGTGGATCGATTTCTGACCGACGATTATCAAGAGCTCTCTTATCAATCCAAGGAAGGCCTAAAAAAATTCGCTGCAACGACCTTGGAGGCATTTCCCGATAAACGCTACACCGTGGAAGAGATCATCGGTCAAGGGGATAAGGTGCTCGTGAGAATGACTGTGAAAGGCACACATCAAGGCATGTTCTTTGGAACCGCGCCCACGGGCAATACGATTGATGTCACGCTTTACCGTCAATACCGCGTTGTGGACGGCAAGATCGCCGAGCATCGGGGCTGGATCGACATGGTGTCCATGTGGAGCCAAATTCGGGGCAACTAACTCCGTAAAATACAACGCTTCACATACTACCGACCCAAAACTGGGTCGGTTATGTGTTGTAATGAAAGATCATAGAGACAGAATTAGAGCCTTACTACTTGCCCTTTGTTTTGGGACGCTTCTCATCTAGTTAGATATTCATCTAATCGGCAATAAAGACATTACCCTTCCACGATATCTGCCCGAAGATCAGTTGCAATTTCGATCAT
Above is a window of Paenibacillus sp. FSL K6-1330 DNA encoding:
- a CDS encoding SRPBCC domain-containing protein; amino-acid sequence: MWQALTDPTKTSKFWFNCAIRTTWEIESPFELWNGEEKKAEGIILELDPPNKLVMSWRFTSFPGTESDTPSRITWEIDSHAELHGVTLVTVIHDEFEQAMSTAKILENGLPIVLSGMKTLLETGETLANH
- a CDS encoding ester cyclase, with the translated sequence MKTMEQRNAAAVTAFIKDIANQSMLEKTDQFFAPQIVEAFTDRRFTVEEILAQGEKVIARIFMTAVHAGHFAGNAPKGRTVKATQFREFRVIEGDIADHRGWFDTATLLPQIQAQ
- a CDS encoding ester cyclase, whose protein sequence is MKTLEQTNVETVNQFIEAFWNQSELESVDRFLTDDYQELSYQSKEGLKKFAATTLEAFPDKRYTVEEIIGQGDKVLVRMTVKGTHQGMFFGTAPTGNTIDVTLYRQYRVVDGKIAEHRGWIDMVSMWSQIRGN